A stretch of the Perca flavescens isolate YP-PL-M2 chromosome 10, PFLA_1.0, whole genome shotgun sequence genome encodes the following:
- the LOC114562376 gene encoding paired box protein Pax-5-like isoform X1 produces the protein MDARFGQVPLTVTHRHGGVNQLGGVFINGRPLPHVVRQRIVELAQRGVRPCEISRRLRVSHGCVSKILVRYNETGSIIPGMIGGSKPKVATPRVVQMILHLKHSNPTMFAWEIRDRLLLERVCDHDSVPSISSINRIIRTKVQPESCEVVSSASSVAMGTAYSSESTYSISGILGIRKCSSKHMEGGVVYHEQPCSCNDAWGLSDPCLNSISSLTFYPSLPANHNPDLIGQSASKYDHLYPTRIQL, from the exons ATGGACGCACGCTTTGGACAGGTGCCGCTCACCGTTACGCACA GACACGGCGGGGTGAACCAACTAGGCGGGGTCTTCATTAACGGGCGCCCGTTACCGCACGTGGTGAGACAGCGCATCGTGGAGCTCGCCCAACGGGGTGTGCGTCCCTGTGAGATCTCCCGCCGCCTGCGCGTCAGCCACGGCTGTGTCAGCAAAATACTAGTCAG GTACAATGAGACAGGAAGCATCATACCAGGAATGATTGGAGGCTCAAAGCCCAAAGTGGCCACTCCCAGAGTTGTGCAAATGATCCTGCATCTGAAACACTCCAACCCCACCATGTTTGCCTGGGAGATCCGAGACAGGCTGCTGCTGGAGCGAGTGTGCGACCACGACAGCGTGCCCAGCATCAGCTCCATCAACAG GATCATCAGAACCAAAGTCCAGCCCGAGTCTTGTGAAGTTG TGTCATCAGCATCatctgttgccatgggaacagcATATTCCTCTGAGTCCACCTATTCCATCAGTGGAATTCTGGGAATCAGGAAATGCAGCAGCAAACATATGGAAG GTGGGGTCGTCTACCACGAGCAGCCATGTTCCTGTAACGACGCCTGGGGATTGTCCGACCCCTGCCTGAACTCTATCTCCAGCCTGACCTTTTACCCGAGCCTGCCAGCTAATCATAATCCAGATCTTATAGGTCAATCTGCATCAAAATATGATCATTTATATCCGACACGAATACAGCTTTAA
- the LOC114562376 gene encoding paired box protein Pax-5-like isoform X2, translating into MDARFGQVPLTVTHRHGGVNQLGGVFINGRPLPHVVRQRIVELAQRGVRPCEISRRLRVSHGCVSKILVRYNETGSIIPGMIGGSKPKVATPRVVQMILHLKHSNPTMFAWEIRDRLLLERVCDHDSVPSISSINRIIRTKVQPESCEVVSSASSVAMGTAYSSESTYSISGILGIRKCSSKHMEGGVVYHEQPCSCNDAWGLSDPCLNSISSLTFYPSLPANHNPDLIGPLCHYS; encoded by the exons ATGGACGCACGCTTTGGACAGGTGCCGCTCACCGTTACGCACA GACACGGCGGGGTGAACCAACTAGGCGGGGTCTTCATTAACGGGCGCCCGTTACCGCACGTGGTGAGACAGCGCATCGTGGAGCTCGCCCAACGGGGTGTGCGTCCCTGTGAGATCTCCCGCCGCCTGCGCGTCAGCCACGGCTGTGTCAGCAAAATACTAGTCAG GTACAATGAGACAGGAAGCATCATACCAGGAATGATTGGAGGCTCAAAGCCCAAAGTGGCCACTCCCAGAGTTGTGCAAATGATCCTGCATCTGAAACACTCCAACCCCACCATGTTTGCCTGGGAGATCCGAGACAGGCTGCTGCTGGAGCGAGTGTGCGACCACGACAGCGTGCCCAGCATCAGCTCCATCAACAG GATCATCAGAACCAAAGTCCAGCCCGAGTCTTGTGAAGTTG TGTCATCAGCATCatctgttgccatgggaacagcATATTCCTCTGAGTCCACCTATTCCATCAGTGGAATTCTGGGAATCAGGAAATGCAGCAGCAAACATATGGAAG GTGGGGTCGTCTACCACGAGCAGCCATGTTCCTGTAACGACGCCTGGGGATTGTCCGACCCCTGCCTGAACTCTATCTCCAGCCTGACCTTTTACCCGAGCCTGCCAGCTAATCATAATCCAGATCTTATAG GGCCTCTGTGTCATTACAGCTGA